One window from the genome of Pseudonocardia hierapolitana encodes:
- a CDS encoding ABC transporter substrate-binding protein, translating to MTRRVGIAVGLVAVMAVSACGGGGGEDGGDANAITVWTADTLPDRVAATQAIIDRFTQQTGIRVDLVGVEEDQFNQTLTAAAAAGDLPDVIGSIPLSSVRTLATNDLVNSEATAAVVEALGPETWNQTALQLTREGEEQLSVPTEAWSQLLYYRRDLFEAAGLQAPNTYDAILNAARTLHTPQVAGFVGATAPGDAFTQQTFEHIALANGCQMVDEAGEITIDSPQCVAAFEFYRQLISDYSVPGTQDVDTVRAAYFAGQSAMAIWSTFLLDELAGLRNDAKPSCPECVADPTFLARNTAIVTGLQGPDGTEPAQFGEVISWAITSDASAEPAQRFVQFMLSDGYVDWLAFAPEGKFPARTGSSPGATDFVDTWETLPVGVDTEGPLQQFYPQDVLDALATGPEDFTRWGITQGQGDLIGASLGELPVPAAVAAVTSGGTDAQGAAKQAADALRAIQDSLR from the coding sequence GTGACCCGGCGTGTCGGAATCGCCGTAGGGCTCGTCGCCGTCATGGCGGTCTCCGCCTGCGGGGGCGGGGGAGGCGAGGACGGCGGTGACGCGAACGCGATCACCGTCTGGACCGCCGACACTTTGCCCGACCGCGTCGCCGCCACCCAGGCGATCATCGACCGGTTCACCCAGCAGACCGGGATCCGGGTCGACCTCGTCGGGGTCGAGGAGGACCAGTTCAACCAGACCCTCACCGCGGCCGCGGCCGCCGGTGACCTGCCGGACGTGATCGGCTCGATCCCGCTGTCGTCCGTCCGCACGCTCGCCACGAACGACCTGGTCAACAGCGAGGCGACGGCCGCCGTGGTCGAGGCGCTCGGGCCGGAGACCTGGAACCAGACCGCGCTGCAGCTCACCCGCGAGGGCGAGGAGCAGCTGTCCGTACCCACCGAGGCCTGGTCGCAGCTGCTGTACTACCGGCGCGACCTGTTCGAGGCCGCCGGGCTGCAGGCCCCGAACACCTACGACGCGATCCTCAACGCGGCGCGCACGCTCCACACCCCGCAGGTGGCGGGCTTCGTCGGGGCCACCGCGCCGGGCGACGCGTTCACCCAGCAGACGTTCGAGCACATCGCGCTCGCCAACGGCTGCCAGATGGTGGACGAGGCAGGCGAGATCACCATCGACAGCCCGCAGTGCGTCGCGGCGTTCGAGTTCTACCGCCAGCTGATCAGCGACTACTCGGTGCCGGGCACCCAGGACGTCGACACCGTTCGTGCGGCGTACTTCGCCGGACAGTCGGCGATGGCGATCTGGTCGACGTTCCTGCTCGACGAGCTGGCAGGGCTGCGCAACGACGCCAAGCCGAGCTGCCCGGAGTGCGTGGCCGACCCGACGTTCCTGGCCCGCAACACCGCCATCGTCACCGGCCTGCAGGGGCCGGACGGCACCGAGCCCGCGCAGTTCGGCGAGGTGATCTCGTGGGCGATCACCTCCGACGCCAGCGCCGAGCCGGCGCAGCGGTTCGTCCAGTTCATGCTGAGCGACGGCTACGTCGACTGGCTCGCGTTCGCCCCGGAGGGCAAGTTCCCGGCCCGCACCGGCAGCTCGCCGGGCGCCACCGACTTCGTCGACACCTGGGAGACCCTGCCGGTGGGCGTTGACACCGAGGGCCCGCTGCAGCAGTTCTACCCGCAGGACGTGCTGGACGCCCTCGCCACCGGCCCCGAGGACTTCACCCGCTGGGGGATCACCCAGGGTCAGGGCGACCTGATCGGCGCCTCGCTCGGCGAGCTGCCCGTTCCCGCCGCCGTGGCCGCCGTGACGAGTGGTGGCACCGACGCCCAGGGTGCCGCGAAGCAGGCCGCCGACGCCCTGCGCGCGATCCAGGACAGCCTCCGATGA
- a CDS encoding PfkB family carbohydrate kinase translates to MTGRLIHTGQVILDLVMRVKGLPPVGGDVFASHTDLQPGGGFNVMAAAARAGAEVVYAGGHGGGRFGDLARAAMAAEGITTALPPTPGSDTGICVVLVDGTGERTFVTGSGAESTVDAAALAAVPVTAADVVYVSGYSLLVPDKAAVLLDRLATLDGPTVLVDPGPLVGEIDPTAWTRLLERTSILSANAREARILTGETDRREASAKLARRLPPSAAVIVRDGAAGCLVTRDGTTTHVPGIPVETVDTTGAGDAHCGVLAAELLLGADLVGAATRANAAAALAVTRPGPATAPTREEVDLLLATTS, encoded by the coding sequence ATGACCGGCCGGCTGATCCACACCGGGCAGGTGATCCTCGACCTGGTGATGCGGGTGAAGGGGCTGCCGCCGGTCGGCGGGGACGTGTTCGCCTCGCACACCGACCTGCAGCCCGGCGGCGGGTTCAACGTCATGGCCGCGGCCGCGCGGGCCGGGGCCGAGGTCGTGTACGCGGGCGGGCACGGCGGCGGCCGGTTCGGCGACCTCGCGCGCGCCGCCATGGCCGCCGAGGGCATCACGACAGCGCTCCCGCCCACCCCGGGATCGGACACCGGGATCTGCGTCGTGCTCGTGGACGGCACCGGCGAGCGCACGTTCGTGACGGGCAGCGGGGCCGAGTCGACCGTCGACGCCGCCGCGCTCGCGGCCGTACCGGTCACCGCCGCGGACGTGGTGTACGTGAGCGGCTACAGCCTGCTCGTCCCGGACAAGGCGGCCGTCCTGCTCGACCGGCTCGCCACCCTCGACGGCCCGACGGTGCTGGTCGACCCCGGGCCGCTCGTCGGGGAGATCGACCCCACCGCCTGGACCCGGCTCCTGGAACGCACGTCGATCCTCTCCGCGAACGCCCGCGAGGCACGCATCCTCACCGGCGAGACCGACCGCCGGGAGGCCTCGGCGAAGCTCGCCAGGCGCCTTCCCCCGTCGGCGGCCGTGATCGTGCGCGACGGCGCGGCGGGTTGCCTCGTCACCCGCGACGGCACCACGACGCACGTCCCCGGCATCCCGGTCGAGACCGTCGACACCACGGGGGCGGGCGACGCGCACTGCGGTGTGCTCGCCGCCGAGCTCCTGCTCGGGGCGGACCTCGTCGGCGCCGCGACCCGCGCGAACGCGGCGGCCGCCCTCGCCGTGACGCGTCCCGGCCCCGCCACCGCACCCACCCGCGAAGAGGTGGACCTGCTTCTGGCGACGACCTCCTGA
- a CDS encoding carbohydrate ABC transporter permease encodes MATMTRDTVETRVFGVLRIVTIVLLLIITIFPFYYMGLLSLRPLDRVLQDPGALWLPPSEVNLDSYGSVVAPPSAGGQGFLIFLANSAVVAFGTVALTLLIALPGAYAVSRLQFFGRRQVGVLFLAVYLFPPILLAVPLFVFFTRIGLRGTLVGLLIVYVSQVVAVSIYMLRNYFDTVPVSLEEAAAIDGCSRLGVMWRISLPLAMPAIIANALFIFMIAWNEFLFALLFLIEERDRWTVSLGLSQLAGSIEIPTTVLMAGSVIVTLPIIVVFFASEKLLTEGLTAGAEKG; translated from the coding sequence ATGGCGACCATGACCCGCGACACCGTCGAGACCCGCGTCTTCGGGGTCCTGCGGATCGTGACGATCGTCCTGCTGCTGATCATCACGATCTTCCCGTTCTACTACATGGGCCTGCTGTCGCTGCGCCCGCTCGACCGGGTGCTGCAGGACCCGGGGGCGCTGTGGCTGCCGCCGTCGGAGGTGAACCTCGACAGCTACGGCAGCGTGGTCGCCCCGCCGAGCGCGGGCGGGCAGGGCTTCCTGATCTTCCTGGCGAACAGCGCGGTCGTCGCGTTCGGCACCGTGGCGCTCACTTTGCTGATCGCGCTGCCCGGCGCCTACGCCGTCAGCCGCCTGCAGTTCTTCGGCCGCAGGCAGGTCGGCGTGCTGTTCCTGGCCGTGTACCTGTTCCCGCCGATCCTGCTCGCCGTCCCGCTCTTCGTGTTCTTCACCCGGATCGGGCTGCGCGGCACGCTCGTCGGGCTGCTGATCGTGTACGTCTCGCAGGTCGTCGCGGTGTCGATCTACATGCTGCGCAACTACTTCGACACCGTGCCGGTGAGCCTCGAGGAGGCCGCCGCGATCGACGGGTGCTCGCGGCTGGGCGTCATGTGGCGGATCAGCCTGCCGCTGGCCATGCCGGCGATCATCGCGAACGCCCTGTTCATCTTCATGATCGCGTGGAACGAGTTCCTGTTCGCGCTGCTCTTCCTCATCGAGGAGCGCGACCGCTGGACCGTGTCGCTCGGCCTGTCCCAGCTCGCCGGCAGCATCGAGATCCCGACCACCGTCCTGATGGCGGGCTCCGTCATCGTGACGCTCCCGATCATCGTCGTGTTCTTCGCGAGCGAGAAACTGCTCACCGAAGGGCTCACAGCGGGAGCCGAGAAGGGCTGA
- a CDS encoding carbohydrate ABC transporter permease, whose protein sequence is MSTEAGIRPPGTTPPEERGTGRTLAAADARAGLALISPTVVIVLAMVVVPIVWTVLLAFQRLRLLNLRSSGLFGEFTLSNFDNVFTAPTFWSALATTLTYSVLGTAGAIGLGLVAALALRRPFRGRGLVRAVMLLPYVAPIVAATFSWSTMLNPQFGVVNHWGTRLLGWDEPIAFLSQRSSDISLFGLTIGVPTALLTVIAFEAWRSFPFAFLFLTARLQAVPATLEEAATVDGATLTQRFRYVVLPQLLPTIAVLAVLRFIWTFNSFDDIYLLTGGGAGTEVVAVSVFSALTARGDIGGAAAQALVLAAILAALIGLYLWRLAPREERS, encoded by the coding sequence ATGAGTACCGAAGCCGGGATACGCCCGCCGGGAACCACCCCACCCGAGGAGCGGGGCACCGGCCGCACGCTGGCCGCCGCCGATGCCCGCGCCGGGCTCGCGCTGATCTCCCCGACCGTGGTGATCGTCCTCGCGATGGTGGTCGTCCCGATCGTCTGGACGGTGCTGCTGGCGTTCCAGCGGCTGCGCCTGCTGAACCTGCGCAGCTCGGGGCTGTTCGGCGAGTTCACGCTGAGCAACTTCGACAACGTCTTCACGGCGCCGACGTTCTGGAGCGCGCTGGCCACCACCCTCACGTACTCCGTGCTGGGCACGGCGGGAGCGATCGGGCTCGGCCTCGTCGCCGCGCTCGCGCTGCGGCGGCCCTTCCGCGGCCGCGGGCTCGTGCGGGCGGTGATGCTGCTGCCGTACGTGGCGCCGATCGTCGCCGCGACCTTCTCGTGGTCCACGATGCTCAACCCGCAGTTCGGCGTCGTGAACCACTGGGGCACCAGGCTGCTGGGGTGGGACGAGCCGATCGCGTTCCTGTCCCAGCGCAGCAGCGACATCTCGCTCTTCGGCCTGACGATCGGGGTGCCGACGGCCCTGCTCACGGTGATCGCCTTCGAGGCGTGGCGGTCGTTCCCGTTCGCGTTCCTGTTCCTGACGGCGCGGCTGCAGGCGGTGCCTGCCACGCTGGAGGAGGCCGCCACCGTGGACGGCGCCACCCTCACCCAGCGCTTCCGCTACGTCGTGCTCCCGCAGCTGCTGCCCACGATCGCCGTGCTCGCCGTGCTGCGGTTCATCTGGACGTTCAACAGCTTCGACGACATCTACCTGCTCACCGGCGGTGGCGCCGGAACCGAGGTGGTGGCGGTCTCGGTGTTCAGCGCCCTCACCGCCCGCGGGGACATCGGCGGTGCGGCGGCGCAGGCGCTCGTGCTCGCCGCGATCCTCGCCGCCCTCATCGGCCTCTACCTGTGGCGGCTGGCGCCGCGGGAGGAGCGCTCCTGA
- a CDS encoding glycogen debranching N-terminal domain-containing protein, whose translation MTATRPATDRPGETTLDHLLTVLAAPAELLSDPDGQVRPEGAQGFYVGDTRYCNRLEIDVQGVDLQFAAAGLDGAGRASFEGELPGVRVRRERRIADRTAVEEITLHNSGSAPVELRLVLRARSDLSATPVVKSGAPLSEVPPTVHGGEIRWSRHDVAASLTTAPAPGEIDTDGPDAVLSWPLRLTPDARWALQVVLTPSPAGPEDFRTADPLEWRLDERAVGGPRGDLVQRSLADLDGLLLADPIDPADRFAAAGSPWFCTLFGRDSLWTARMMLPMSTTLAGGTLRVLARRQGRVSNPRGEEEPGKIIHEFRPNGLQAGGLDLPPSYYGTVDATPLWCCLLHDAWQAGLPEAEVAALLPNLEAALGWIKRTAGDYGFLSYRRSSGSGLANQGWKDSPGAVRWADGTIAAQPLALCEVQGYAYAAARGGAAVLAAFDRPGADEWRQWADRLAALFRATYWIDDPDGRYPAIALDGHGRAVTGPASNMAHLLTTGILDPDEAQLVADRLARPDLDGGRGLRTLSSTNGGYDPLTYHRGSVWPHDTAIAVLGLAGVGRHEVARSLGEGLVAAAGDFADRLPELYAEIDGEAVSYPTACRPQAWAAAGAIAVVSYLDAGVVPAWATPQ comes from the coding sequence ATGACCGCCACACGCCCGGCGACGGACCGGCCCGGCGAAACCACCCTCGACCACCTCCTCACGGTGCTCGCCGCGCCCGCGGAGCTGCTCTCCGACCCCGACGGCCAGGTCCGTCCCGAGGGCGCACAGGGCTTCTACGTGGGCGACACCCGCTACTGCAACCGCCTGGAGATCGACGTCCAGGGCGTCGATCTGCAGTTCGCGGCGGCCGGCCTCGATGGGGCCGGCCGCGCGTCGTTCGAGGGCGAACTTCCCGGCGTGCGGGTGCGCCGCGAGCGCCGCATCGCCGATCGCACGGCGGTCGAGGAGATCACCCTGCACAACTCCGGGAGCGCTCCGGTCGAGCTACGGCTGGTCCTGCGCGCCCGCAGCGACCTGTCGGCCACCCCGGTGGTCAAGTCCGGCGCGCCGCTCTCGGAGGTCCCGCCCACAGTCCACGGTGGCGAGATCCGGTGGTCCCGCCACGACGTCGCCGCCTCGCTCACCACGGCGCCCGCTCCCGGCGAGATCGACACCGACGGCCCCGACGCCGTGCTGAGCTGGCCGCTGCGCCTCACCCCGGACGCGCGCTGGGCGCTGCAGGTCGTCCTCACGCCGTCGCCGGCCGGGCCGGAGGACTTCCGGACGGCCGACCCGCTCGAATGGCGGCTGGACGAGCGCGCGGTGGGCGGACCGCGTGGCGACCTGGTGCAGCGCAGCCTCGCCGATCTCGACGGCCTGCTCCTCGCCGACCCGATCGACCCCGCCGACCGGTTCGCCGCGGCCGGGAGCCCCTGGTTCTGCACGCTGTTCGGGCGCGACTCGCTGTGGACGGCACGGATGATGCTGCCGATGTCCACCACGCTCGCCGGCGGCACCCTGCGGGTGCTGGCGCGGCGACAGGGTCGGGTCAGCAACCCGCGCGGCGAGGAGGAGCCCGGCAAGATCATCCACGAGTTCCGGCCGAACGGGCTGCAGGCGGGCGGGCTGGACCTGCCGCCGAGCTACTACGGCACGGTCGACGCCACGCCGCTGTGGTGCTGCCTGCTGCACGACGCCTGGCAGGCCGGCCTCCCCGAGGCGGAGGTGGCCGCGCTGCTGCCGAACCTGGAGGCCGCGCTCGGCTGGATCAAGCGCACCGCGGGCGACTACGGGTTCCTCAGCTACCGCCGCTCGTCCGGCAGCGGCCTGGCCAACCAGGGGTGGAAGGACTCGCCGGGCGCCGTGCGCTGGGCCGACGGGACGATCGCCGCCCAGCCACTGGCGCTGTGCGAGGTGCAGGGCTACGCGTACGCGGCGGCCCGCGGTGGGGCCGCGGTGCTCGCGGCGTTCGACCGGCCGGGCGCCGACGAGTGGCGGCAGTGGGCCGACCGGCTGGCCGCCCTGTTCCGCGCGACCTACTGGATCGACGACCCGGACGGCCGCTACCCCGCCATCGCGCTCGACGGGCACGGACGGGCGGTCACCGGACCGGCGTCGAACATGGCCCACCTGCTGACCACCGGGATCCTCGACCCGGACGAGGCCCAGCTCGTGGCCGACCGGCTCGCCCGCCCCGACCTCGACGGCGGCCGCGGCCTGCGCACGCTGTCGAGCACCAACGGCGGCTACGACCCGCTCACCTACCACCGCGGCTCCGTGTGGCCCCACGACACCGCGATCGCCGTGCTCGGCCTCGCAGGCGTCGGCCGGCACGAGGTCGCCCGCTCGCTCGGTGAAGGCCTCGTCGCCGCGGCCGGGGACTTCGCCGACCGACTGCCCGAGCTCTACGCCGAGATCGACGGCGAGGCCGTCAGCTACCCCACGGCGTGCCGCCCCCAGGCCTGGGCCGCGGCAGGCGCGATCGCGGTGGTGTCCTACCTCGACGCCGGCGTCGTGCCCGCCTGGGCCACCCCGCAGTAG
- the menD gene encoding 2-succinyl-5-enolpyruvyl-6-hydroxy-3-cyclohexene-1-carboxylic-acid synthase, with product MNPSTTHARLVVDELVRCGVTDAVLCPGSRNAPLSFALHAADAAGRLRLHVRIDERTAGFLALGIALRSGRPVPVCTTSGTAVANLHPAVLEASYAGVPLVVLSADRPPDVIGTGASQTIEQAGLFGGAVRLAVNAAVDGDPARLRSFVDRLVAAATGAPPGPVHLNLPFAEPLVPDGPGEAPAGRPDGRPRTRVAPVARHAGPLPLDPSAPTLVIAGHGAPDGLLDLPVPVVAEPASAAWRAAVRTGPWLLGAVPALRPAQVVVAGRPTLHRPVQRLLADPDVAVHVLADPRGLPWTDVAGSVRAIGSLPPLRPDRSWTDRWRAADAAAADALDKALDDPAAPGGLRLARELVAALPPGAQLVLGSSNPVRDVALAAVPRRDLTVLANRGVAGIDGTVSTAVGAALVHDGPAYVLLGDLTLLHDTTGLVLGPDEPRPDLTIVVLNDDGGGIFELLEQGAPEHAAAFERVFGTPHGVDLAALCAATGTGHVQVELPDLADALAPAPGLRVVEVRAGRRELREGHAKLRAAVDAVLTEVY from the coding sequence GTGAACCCGTCGACGACCCACGCGCGGCTGGTCGTCGACGAGCTGGTCCGCTGCGGCGTCACCGACGCGGTGCTGTGCCCCGGGTCCCGCAACGCACCGTTGTCGTTCGCCCTGCACGCCGCGGACGCGGCCGGCCGGCTGCGGCTGCACGTCCGGATCGACGAGCGCACGGCCGGTTTCCTCGCGCTCGGGATCGCGTTGCGGTCGGGGCGCCCGGTGCCGGTCTGCACGACGTCGGGCACGGCCGTGGCGAACCTGCATCCCGCGGTGCTGGAGGCGTCGTACGCGGGCGTTCCGCTGGTGGTGCTGAGCGCCGACCGGCCGCCGGACGTGATCGGCACCGGGGCCAGCCAGACGATCGAGCAGGCCGGGCTGTTCGGCGGCGCGGTGCGGCTGGCCGTGAACGCGGCGGTGGACGGCGATCCCGCCCGGCTGCGCTCGTTCGTCGACCGGCTGGTCGCCGCGGCCACCGGGGCGCCGCCCGGCCCCGTGCACCTGAACCTCCCCTTCGCCGAGCCCCTGGTGCCCGACGGCCCCGGCGAAGCTCCCGCGGGCCGGCCGGACGGCCGGCCGCGGACGCGGGTGGCGCCGGTCGCCCGCCATGCGGGACCGCTGCCGCTCGACCCGTCGGCCCCCACGCTGGTCATCGCCGGTCACGGCGCGCCGGACGGCCTGCTCGACCTGCCGGTCCCGGTGGTCGCCGAACCCGCGTCAGCGGCCTGGCGAGCAGCGGTGCGCACCGGCCCGTGGCTGCTCGGGGCCGTCCCCGCGCTGCGGCCGGCCCAGGTGGTGGTGGCGGGGCGTCCCACGCTGCACCGTCCCGTTCAGCGGCTACTCGCCGACCCGGACGTCGCGGTCCACGTGCTCGCCGATCCCCGCGGCCTGCCATGGACCGACGTCGCGGGCAGCGTCCGCGCGATCGGGAGCCTTCCGCCGCTGCGCCCCGACCGGTCGTGGACCGACCGGTGGCGCGCCGCGGACGCCGCCGCGGCGGACGCCCTCGACAAGGCGCTCGACGACCCCGCCGCGCCCGGTGGGCTGCGCCTGGCCCGCGAGCTGGTGGCTGCGCTGCCGCCCGGCGCGCAGCTGGTGCTCGGCTCGTCCAACCCGGTGCGCGACGTCGCGCTCGCCGCCGTGCCGCGCCGCGACCTCACGGTGCTCGCGAACCGGGGTGTCGCCGGCATCGACGGCACGGTCTCGACGGCCGTCGGTGCCGCACTCGTGCACGACGGGCCCGCGTACGTGCTGCTCGGCGACCTCACGCTCCTGCACGACACCACCGGCCTCGTCCTCGGTCCGGACGAGCCGCGCCCCGACCTCACGATCGTGGTGCTCAACGACGACGGCGGCGGCATCTTCGAGCTGCTGGAGCAGGGTGCCCCGGAACACGCCGCCGCGTTCGAGCGGGTGTTCGGCACGCCGCACGGCGTCGACCTGGCCGCCCTGTGCGCGGCGACCGGCACCGGTCACGTGCAGGTGGAGCTGCCGGACCTCGCCGACGCGCTCGCCCCGGCGCCCGGGCTGCGGGTCGTCGAGGTGCGCGCCGGGCGCCGCGAGCTACGGGAAGGACACGCGAAGCTCCGCGCGGCCGTCGACGCGGTACTGACGGAGGTCTACTGA
- a CDS encoding ROK family transcriptional regulator encodes MSVIDQERVASGNPVSAGRLLLLVRRGIATTRRDLIRVTGLSRSTVTQRVDALLGAGLLRESAGEAEGRGRPAGALAFDEGFGHVLVAGVHRDRVELTAVDLGGRELHRRVFDMPVAAGPEPVLGAVESELDRLVAESGIDSARTVALGVGVPGPVDVAAGRVMQPPVMPGWHDYPVRDRLVRRLGVPVFVENDANLMALGEQRANWPSVPALLLVTVGSGIGAGIVIDGRLYRGIDGGAGDIGHIRMYGHDERCACGAVGCLAAVASGDALARRLAAMGKDVSSAVDVRRLVQEGDPDAIAAVRAAGQLAGEVMTTVVSVLNPEILVLAGEMAQTNEYFVTGMRELIYQRSLPRATRRLRVVSTTLGDRASVVGMSELAVDEVFAPDAVDARLGTR; translated from the coding sequence ATGTCGGTGATCGACCAGGAGCGGGTCGCGTCCGGCAACCCGGTGTCGGCGGGCCGGCTGCTGCTGCTCGTCCGGCGGGGGATCGCGACCACCCGCCGCGACCTGATCCGGGTCACCGGGCTGTCGCGGTCCACCGTCACGCAGCGGGTGGACGCGCTGCTCGGAGCGGGCCTGCTGCGCGAGTCGGCCGGTGAGGCCGAGGGCCGCGGCCGCCCCGCCGGGGCCCTCGCCTTCGACGAGGGCTTCGGCCACGTCCTCGTCGCCGGCGTGCACCGGGACCGCGTCGAGCTCACCGCCGTCGACCTGGGCGGGCGGGAGCTGCACCGGCGGGTGTTCGACATGCCCGTCGCCGCCGGGCCCGAGCCCGTGCTCGGCGCGGTCGAATCCGAGCTGGACCGGCTCGTCGCCGAGTCCGGGATCGACTCGGCGCGCACCGTCGCGCTCGGGGTGGGCGTGCCCGGCCCGGTGGACGTCGCCGCCGGGCGGGTCATGCAGCCGCCGGTGATGCCGGGCTGGCACGACTACCCGGTGCGCGACCGGCTCGTGCGACGGCTCGGCGTGCCCGTGTTCGTCGAGAACGACGCCAACCTCATGGCCCTGGGTGAGCAGCGGGCGAACTGGCCGAGCGTCCCGGCGTTGCTGCTCGTGACCGTCGGCAGCGGCATCGGCGCCGGGATCGTCATCGACGGGCGGCTCTACCGAGGCATCGACGGCGGGGCGGGCGACATCGGCCACATCCGCATGTACGGCCACGACGAGCGGTGTGCGTGCGGTGCCGTGGGTTGCCTGGCCGCCGTGGCGTCCGGGGACGCGCTCGCCCGCAGGCTCGCCGCCATGGGCAAGGACGTCTCGAGCGCCGTGGACGTGCGCCGGCTGGTGCAGGAGGGCGACCCGGACGCCATCGCCGCCGTCCGGGCGGCGGGGCAGCTCGCCGGGGAGGTGATGACCACCGTCGTCTCGGTGCTCAACCCGGAGATCCTCGTGCTCGCAGGCGAGATGGCCCAGACCAACGAGTACTTCGTCACGGGCATGCGCGAGCTGATCTACCAGCGCTCACTGCCCCGGGCCACCCGCCGCCTGCGCGTGGTGAGCACGACGCTCGGCGACCGCGCCTCGGTCGTGGGGATGAGCGAGCTGGCGGTCGACGAGGTCTTCGCACCCGACGCCGTCGACGCCCGCCTCGGCACCCGCTGA
- a CDS encoding zinc-binding dehydrogenase: MDAVEEEPANGDPLVVALTGPRQVEVLRSPRAAIPPGHVRVRTLYSGISAGTELTLYRGTNPHLDRRWDPDRRLFVDEAAVSAYPNTVWGYSEVGEVVELGSDVDDALLGVTVWGLWSHSGEVVLPVEKIDGRVLPAGLDPLAGTFARVGAVALNAVLAADVHIGETVAVFGQGVLGLIATQLTLGSGAEVVAVDGIEARRKQAAAFGAAHVLDPVADDVGERIKELTGGRGADVCIEISGAYRALHEAVRGCAVGGRVVAAGFYQGDGLGLRLGEEFHHNRVQIVSSQISSAPLAIAQRWSPERLHRTVIDLVAAGRLDVLSLVSHVVPAPLAADAYALLDADPASALQVVLDFRPEPAIELRSAS, translated from the coding sequence ATGGATGCCGTCGAAGAGGAGCCAGCCAACGGGGACCCGCTCGTGGTGGCGCTCACCGGGCCGCGTCAGGTCGAGGTGCTGCGCTCACCACGTGCCGCGATCCCACCCGGCCACGTACGGGTGCGCACCCTCTACTCCGGGATCTCCGCAGGCACCGAGCTGACCCTCTACCGGGGCACCAACCCGCACCTGGACCGGCGCTGGGACCCCGACCGCAGGCTCTTCGTGGACGAGGCCGCGGTGAGCGCCTACCCGAACACGGTGTGGGGCTACAGCGAGGTCGGCGAGGTCGTCGAGCTGGGAAGCGACGTCGACGACGCCCTGCTCGGCGTCACCGTCTGGGGGCTGTGGAGCCACTCCGGCGAAGTCGTGCTGCCGGTCGAGAAGATCGATGGCCGCGTGCTCCCCGCGGGACTCGACCCGCTCGCGGGCACGTTCGCCCGGGTCGGCGCCGTCGCGCTCAACGCCGTGCTCGCCGCCGACGTGCACATCGGTGAGACCGTCGCCGTGTTCGGCCAGGGCGTGCTGGGCCTGATCGCCACCCAGCTCACCCTCGGCAGCGGCGCCGAGGTCGTCGCCGTCGACGGGATCGAGGCCCGCCGCAAGCAGGCTGCCGCGTTCGGAGCCGCCCACGTCCTCGACCCCGTTGCCGACGACGTGGGCGAGCGGATCAAGGAGCTCACCGGGGGCCGCGGCGCGGACGTCTGCATCGAGATCAGCGGGGCCTACCGCGCCCTGCACGAGGCCGTGCGCGGCTGCGCGGTCGGCGGCCGGGTCGTGGCCGCCGGCTTCTACCAGGGCGACGGGCTCGGGCTGCGGCTCGGCGAGGAGTTCCACCACAACCGCGTGCAGATCGTCTCCTCGCAGATCTCCTCGGCGCCGCTCGCGATCGCCCAGCGCTGGAGCCCCGAGCGACTGCACCGCACCGTGATCGACCTGGTCGCCGCGGGCCGCCTGGACGTGCTGTCGCTGGTCAGCCACGTCGTACCGGCCCCGTTGGCCGCCGACGCGTACGCACTGCTGGACGCCGACCCCGCATCGGCGCTCCAGGTCGTCCTCGACTTCCGCCCCGAACCCGCCATCGAACTCCGGAGCGCCTCATGA
- a CDS encoding PIG-L deacetylase family protein: MSEPFQPFPEEFERGLAVVAHPDDLEYGGAAAVARWTAQGRHIAYLLVTRGEAGIDTLPPAECGPLREAEQRAAAAEVGVDVVEFLDHPDGLITYGVPLRRDIAAAIRRHRPDLVITVNHHDTFPGGHYNMADHRAVGQATLDAVRDAANRWLFPEVGEPWSGVRQVLVMASPLSGHAVDVEEHFDRGVASLRAHRAYLEALGGPMGDAETFLRGAAEEAAARLPGSRLATAFQVIPA, from the coding sequence ATGTCCGAACCATTCCAGCCGTTCCCGGAGGAGTTCGAGCGCGGGCTCGCCGTCGTCGCCCATCCTGACGACCTCGAGTACGGCGGCGCGGCCGCCGTCGCGCGCTGGACCGCACAAGGCCGTCACATCGCCTACCTCCTCGTCACCCGCGGAGAAGCGGGGATCGACACGCTGCCGCCTGCCGAGTGCGGACCGCTGCGGGAGGCCGAGCAGCGCGCGGCAGCGGCGGAGGTCGGCGTCGACGTCGTGGAGTTCCTCGACCACCCGGACGGGCTGATCACCTACGGGGTGCCGCTTCGCCGTGACATCGCGGCCGCGATCCGCAGGCACCGCCCCGATTTGGTGATCACGGTGAACCACCACGACACCTTCCCGGGCGGGCACTACAACATGGCCGATCACCGGGCGGTCGGGCAGGCCACCCTCGACGCCGTGCGGGACGCGGCCAACCGCTGGCTGTTCCCCGAGGTCGGCGAGCCGTGGAGCGGTGTGCGCCAGGTGCTGGTCATGGCCTCGCCGCTGTCCGGGCACGCCGTGGACGTCGAGGAGCACTTCGACCGCGGGGTGGCGTCGCTGCGCGCCCACAGGGCCTACCTGGAGGCGCTCGGCGGGCCGATGGGCGACGCGGAGACGTTCCTGCGCGGGGCCGCCGAGGAAGCCGCCGCCCGCCTGCCCGGGTCCCGCCTCGCCACCGCCTTCCAGGTCATCCCGGCCTAG